From Methanofastidiosum sp., a single genomic window includes:
- a CDS encoding 50S ribosomal protein L18e: MKKLNKTNPNILSLIDFFIDKGYSEKTPLWIDLSKRFKRPTRHLPQVNLSKINRYSQDGDTVIIPGKVLGSGELDHKVTVSAFKFSKSAMEKINKNGRAITLYELYKENPRGSGVKIME; this comes from the coding sequence ATGAAAAAACTAAATAAAACAAATCCAAATATATTGAGTCTTATAGATTTTTTTATAGACAAAGGCTATTCAGAAAAAACACCCTTGTGGATTGATCTTTCGAAGAGATTTAAAAGACCTACAAGGCATTTACCCCAAGTGAACTTATCGAAAATCAATAGATATTCACAAGATGGGGATACCGTAATTATTCCTGGAAAAGTATTAGGCAGCGGAGAGCTAGATCATAAAGTTACCGTTTCTGCATTTAAGTTTTCTAAATCCGCCATGGAGAAGATAAACAAAAATGGAAGGGCAATAACTCTTTATGAACTTTACAAAGAAAATCCAAGAGGTAGCGGTGTAAAAATAATGGAGTGA
- a CDS encoding alanine--glyoxylate aminotransferase family protein, producing the protein MNEDFLLMIPGPIPVHPRVFRAMSMKIMPHRGEEFNKLFMEQSERMKKIFKTKNDVFIIAGSGTAAMDAAIANVVQPGDKVLCITSGKFGERFRDIVKAYKGAVIELKYEWGMPINTNDVKEALEKDPSIKAVTMVHNETSTGVRNPVAEIGKIVKNTKALLVVDTISSLGGDNIEVDNWGVDICASGSQKCIGLPPGMCFISVSQKAWDVIEKTDGTCYYLNLKKYKNNKYKAPYTQPVSMTYGLKEALDIIDEYGFENWIKKHEKLAKATRDAAKSIGLTLFPKDEKTCSNTVTSIMAPEGIDGQELVKVMREKHGIVIAGGQDHLKGKIIRIGHMGSVSEKEIILTMACLQMALKELGYKTELPSILAPMSKI; encoded by the coding sequence ATGAATGAAGACTTTTTACTCATGATACCTGGCCCAATACCAGTACATCCTAGGGTATTCAGGGCTATGTCAATGAAAATCATGCCCCATAGGGGCGAAGAATTTAACAAACTCTTCATGGAACAATCAGAGAGAATGAAAAAGATCTTTAAAACTAAAAACGATGTTTTCATAATAGCTGGTTCTGGAACAGCTGCAATGGACGCTGCAATAGCCAATGTCGTTCAACCAGGGGATAAGGTATTATGCATTACATCTGGCAAGTTTGGAGAGAGGTTTAGAGATATAGTAAAGGCTTACAAAGGTGCGGTAATAGAATTAAAGTACGAATGGGGAATGCCAATAAATACAAATGACGTCAAAGAAGCCTTAGAAAAAGATCCTTCTATCAAAGCAGTAACAATGGTGCACAATGAAACATCTACAGGAGTTAGAAATCCAGTAGCAGAAATTGGTAAAATAGTTAAGAATACTAAAGCTCTTTTAGTTGTTGACACTATTTCTTCTCTTGGAGGGGACAATATTGAAGTTGACAACTGGGGAGTTGATATATGTGCATCAGGTAGCCAAAAATGTATTGGATTACCTCCCGGGATGTGTTTTATTTCAGTTAGTCAGAAAGCATGGGATGTAATTGAAAAAACAGATGGAACATGTTATTATCTTAATTTAAAGAAGTATAAGAATAACAAATACAAAGCACCATATACCCAACCTGTATCAATGACTTACGGTTTAAAAGAAGCTTTAGACATTATCGATGAATACGGATTTGAGAACTGGATTAAGAAACATGAAAAATTGGCAAAGGCAACAAGAGATGCTGCAAAATCAATAGGCCTTACACTTTTCCCAAAAGATGAAAAGACATGCTCAAATACCGTTACCTCAATAATGGCTCCAGAAGGTATAGACGGCCAAGAGTTAGTCAAAGTAATGAGAGAAAAACATGGGATAGTCATAGCGGGAGGACAGGACCATCTTAAAGGAAAAATAATCAGGATTGGCCACATGGGAAGCGTTTCTGAAAAAGAAATAATATTGACCATGGCATGTTTACAGATGGCTCTAAAAGAACTTGGATATAAAACAGAACTTCCATCTATTCTAGCTCCAATGTCGAAAATATAA
- the mtxX gene encoding methanogenesis marker protein Mmp4/MtxX: protein MLNTINNLINPNLTIGIGAYENPDKIEDAVKSVDFCNVEVFDDSSKIISSLKKGEIDAIVRGTLQSSEFLKEVKGNFGIDKIYRIGLLGTYDKKYFFFAPLGIDEGEDLKEKEMFVEYAKDLLKRFKVEPKISALSGGRTKDLGRSERVDKSILEAEALAEKYGIDHAQILIENAITSSNFILAPDGISGNLVYRTLIHLGGGSSHGALYYPLAVDDIIIVDTSRAAPKEEYISSIALANAIKNY, encoded by the coding sequence ATGCTCAACACTATAAATAACCTAATTAATCCAAATCTTACAATTGGTATTGGGGCCTATGAAAATCCAGATAAAATTGAAGATGCAGTAAAAAGTGTTGATTTTTGTAATGTTGAAGTATTCGATGATTCTTCAAAAATTATTTCATCTCTTAAAAAAGGTGAAATAGACGCCATAGTTAGGGGAACTCTTCAAAGTTCTGAGTTTTTAAAAGAAGTGAAGGGTAATTTTGGGATAGATAAAATATATAGAATCGGCCTATTGGGAACCTATGACAAAAAATATTTCTTTTTTGCACCTCTTGGTATTGATGAAGGAGAGGATCTAAAAGAAAAAGAAATGTTTGTTGAATATGCTAAAGATTTGTTAAAAAGATTTAAAGTTGAACCAAAAATATCCGCCCTATCTGGAGGGCGAACTAAGGATTTAGGAAGGTCTGAAAGGGTTGACAAAAGCATTCTAGAAGCTGAGGCTTTGGCAGAAAAATACGGTATAGATCACGCTCAAATCTTAATTGAAAATGCAATAACATCGTCTAATTTTATACTAGCTCCAGACGGGATTTCAGGTAATTTAGTTTATAGGACATTAATACACCTCGGGGGAGGAAGTTCTCACGGAGCGTTATACTATCCTTTAGCTGTTGATGACATAATAATTGTCGATACATCAAGAGCTGCACCAAAAGAAGAGTATATTTCTTCAATAGCTCTTGCAAACGCTATTAAGAATTACTGA
- a CDS encoding 30S ribosomal protein S17e: MGRIRPSFIKRISRQLVEKHRNELTKDFEENKLIIKDLIDVPTHKLLNRIAGYTTRLMTHKEIM, encoded by the coding sequence TTGGGAAGAATCAGACCATCATTCATTAAAAGAATTTCAAGACAGTTAGTCGAAAAGCACAGAAACGAGCTTACAAAAGATTTTGAAGAGAACAAGTTAATTATTAAAGACTTAATCGATGTACCTACACATAAACTTTTGAACAGGATAGCTGGCTACACAACAAGACTAATGACTCACAAAGAAATAATGTAA